Proteins encoded within one genomic window of Glycine soja cultivar W05 chromosome 1, ASM419377v2, whole genome shotgun sequence:
- the LOC114416144 gene encoding probable 2-oxoglutarate-dependent dioxygenase At5g05600, with protein MMACQDWPEPVIRVQALAESGLTTIPERFIKPKSQRPTNNNNYAPKVNFSQIGHHENTTTTNNNNTNIPVIDMKHIYGGDERRRAETLRLVSEACREWGFFQVVNHGVSHELMKGAREVWREFFQQPLEVKEVYANTPLTYEGYGSRLGVNKGAILDWSDYFFLHHMPCSLRDQAKWPALPTSLRNIISEYGEQVVMLGGRILEILSINLGLREDFLLNAFGGENDLGACLRVNFYPKCPQPDLTLGLSPHSDPGGMTILLPDENVSGLQVRRGEDWITVKPVPNAFIINMGDQIQVLSNAIYKSIEHRVIVNSNKDRVSLAFFYNPRSDIPIQPAKELVTKDRPALYPPMTFDEYRLYIRTRGPSGKAQVESLTSE; from the exons atgatGGCATGCCAAGATTGGCCAGAGCCAGTGATTCGAGTCCAAGCCTTGGCTGAAAGTGGCTTAACCACAATCCCTGAACGTTTCATAAAGCCCAAGTCCCAAAGACCCACTAATAATAACAACTATGCTCCAAAGGtcaatttctctcaaattgGTCATCATGAGAACACCACCacgaccaacaacaacaacaccaacATCCCGGTGATTGACATGAAGCACATCTATGGCGGGGATGAGAGGCGGAGGGCGGAGACGCTCCGGCTCGTGTCGGAGGCATGCCGGGAATGGGGTTTTTTTCAGGTGGTGAACCATGGGGTGAGCCATGAGTTGATGAAGGGGGCGAGGGAGGTGTGGAGGGAGTTCTTTCAGCAGCCACTTGAGGTGAAAGAGGTGTATGCCAATACACCCCTCACTTATGAAGGGTATGGAAGCAGGTTGGGAGTGAACAAAGGGGCCATTTTGGATTGGAGTGACTACTTCTTTCTCCATCACATGCCTTGTTCCCTTAGGGACCAAGCCAAGTGGCCGGCCCTCCCAACATCCTTAAG GAACATTATCTCTGAATATGGTGAGCAAGTTGTTATGCTAGGAGGAAGGATACTTGAGATATTGTCCATAAATCTTGGGCTTAGAGAGGATTTTCTCCTAAATGCATTTGGTGGGGAAAATGACCTTGGTGCTTGCTTAAGGGTGAATTTCTACCCTAAATGCCCACAACCTGACCTCACTCTTGGCTTGTCCCCTCACTCAGACCCTGGTGGCATGACCATTCTTCTCCCTGATGAAAATGTGTCAGGACTTCAAGTACGCAGAGGAGAAGATTGGATCACTGTTAAGCCAGTCCCAAATGCTTTCATCATCAACATGGGTGACCAAATTCAG GTGCTAAGCAATGCAATTTACAAGAGTATAGAGCACAGGGTGATCGTGAACTCAAACAAAGATCGAGTTTCATTGGCCTTTTTCTATAACCCCAGGAGCGATATACCTATCCAACCAGCCAAGGAGCTTGTGACTAAGGATAGGCCAGCACTATACCCACCAATGACATTTGATGAGTATAGACTTTACATTAGGACAAGAGGACCTAGTGGAAAAGCTCAAGTTGAATCTTTGACTTCCGAATGA
- the LOC114377974 gene encoding trihydrophobin-like, whose amino-acid sequence MECWEGGNKPETEESLGEKEGVGDDNGGDNDGGDGGGCDGDNNDDDGVDDDSNDSGYNGGNDSGVGGGDDDGGSGVGVTTVVMVVIETTIIIMRGDRDGGGSGCYGNNGGSGCYGNNDGSGYDGDDGGDNGRTNGSDGGGGCCYGGDGGCGDNDVVVATM is encoded by the exons ATGGAGTGTTGGGAGGGGGGGAACAAGCCTGAGACAGAGGAGAGTTTGGGGGAGAAGGAGGGAGTGGG TGACGACAATGGTGGTGATAATGAcggtggtgatggtggtggttgCGATGGTGACAATAACGATGATGATGGTGTCGACGACGATAGTAATGATAGTGGTTACAATGGTGGCAATGATAGTGGTGTTGGTGGTGGTGACGACGACGGTGGTAGTGGTGTTGGTGTGACGACAGTGGTAATGGTGGTGATTGAGAcaacaataattattatgaGGGGTGATAGAGATGGTGGTGGTAGTGGTTGTTATGGCAACAACGGTGGTAGTGGTTGTTATGGCAACAACGATGGTAGTGGttatgatggagatgatggtggAGACAATGGTAGGACTAATGGgagtgatggtggtggtggttgttgTTATGGCGGTGATGGTGGTTGTGGTGACAATGATGTAGTGGTGGCGACAatgtga